Proteins found in one Zea mays cultivar B73 chromosome 1, Zm-B73-REFERENCE-NAM-5.0, whole genome shotgun sequence genomic segment:
- the LOC100279269 gene encoding putative RING zinc finger domain superfamily protein isoform 1 (isoform 1 is encoded by transcript variant 1), with translation MAVQAHYHHHYHRESPFLVSGAPEGSRLAAAMELHHQAQKEAMAPQQAQAPPLFLDFSHGDYGGGRKRQREAEPMSSQFFSLQQQPQAQGPKVINLAQLQKRTAMGLRLDFDEGSEHVSCTSPASASASCLLSKELAAQRDQHRNEMDRLIQEHADRLRRALADTRRRHYRSLVGAAEAAAAQRVREKEAEASEAARRRADLEDRVARLRAEAAAWQAKDAADQSTAAALHAQLQKAAAAQARGKAEEEDNVGAAADDAGSCFVDPDRVVEVAPPRPLARPCRTCGQRSASVVLLPCRHLCVCAECEPAVPAAGAVAAACPMCRGAVTGTVQVFFS, from the exons ATGGCGGTCCAGGCGCATTATCACCACCACTACCACCGCGAGTCCCCTTTCCTCGTCAG CGGCGCGCCGGAGGGCAGCCGGTTGGCGGCGGCGATGGAGCTGCATCATCAGGCGCAGAAGGAGGCTATGGCGCCGCAGCAGGCTCAGGCTCCGCCCCTCTTCTTGGACTTCTCGCATGGAG ATTACGGCGGCGGGAGGAAGCGGCAGCGCGAGGCGGAGCCCATGTCGTCGCAGTTCTTCTCTCTGCAGCAGCAACCGCAGGCGCAGGGGCCCAAGGTGATCAACCTGGCGCAACTTCAGAAGCGGACGGCGATGGGCCTCCGGCTCGACTTCGACGAGGGCTCGGAGCACGTGTCGTGCAcgtccccggcctcggcctcggcctcatgTCTCCTCTCTAAAGAGCTCGCCGCGCAGCGCGATCAGCACAGGAACGAGATGGACCGGCTGATCCAGGAACAT GCGGACAGGCTCCGGCGCGCGCTGGCCGACACTCGGCGGCGGCACTACCGTTCGCTGGTCGgcgcggcggaggcggcggctgCTCAACGGGTAAGGGAGAAGGAGGCGGAGGCGTCGGAGGCCGCGCGGCGCCGCGCGGACCTGGAGGACCGGGTGGCGCGGCTGAGGGCGGAGGCGGCGGCGTGGCAGGCCAAGGACGCAGCGGATCAGTCCACAGCCGCGGCGCTCCACGCGCAGCTGCagaaggcggcggcggcgcaggcgAGGGGCAAGGCCGAGGAGGAGGACAACGTGGGCGCCGCGGCGGACGACGCCGGGTCCTGCTTCGTCGACCCGGACAGGGTCGTGGAGGTCGCCCCGCCGCGCCCGCTGGCCAGGCCGTGCCGGACGTGCGGGCAGCGTTCGGCCTCCGTCGTGCTGCTCCCGTGCCGCCACCTCTGCGTCTGCGCCGAGTGCGAGCCCGCCGTCCCCGCTGCCGGCGCCGTCGCGGCTGCCTGCCCCATGTGCCGTGGCGCGGTGACCGGCACCGTGCAAGTGTTCTTCTCCTAG
- the LOC100279269 gene encoding putative RING zinc finger domain superfamily protein isoform 2 (isoform 2 is encoded by transcript variant 2) — protein sequence MGDLSVWVVSGAPEGSRLAAAMELHHQAQKEAMAPQQAQAPPLFLDFSHGDYGGGRKRQREAEPMSSQFFSLQQQPQAQGPKVINLAQLQKRTAMGLRLDFDEGSEHVSCTSPASASASCLLSKELAAQRDQHRNEMDRLIQEHADRLRRALADTRRRHYRSLVGAAEAAAAQRVREKEAEASEAARRRADLEDRVARLRAEAAAWQAKDAADQSTAAALHAQLQKAAAAQARGKAEEEDNVGAAADDAGSCFVDPDRVVEVAPPRPLARPCRTCGQRSASVVLLPCRHLCVCAECEPAVPAAGAVAAACPMCRGAVTGTVQVFFS from the exons ATGGGTGATTTGAGCGTCTGGGTTGTCAGCGGCGCGCCGGAGGGCAGCCGGTTGGCGGCGGCGATGGAGCTGCATCATCAGGCGCAGAAGGAGGCTATGGCGCCGCAGCAGGCTCAGGCTCCGCCCCTCTTCTTGGACTTCTCGCATGGAG ATTACGGCGGCGGGAGGAAGCGGCAGCGCGAGGCGGAGCCCATGTCGTCGCAGTTCTTCTCTCTGCAGCAGCAACCGCAGGCGCAGGGGCCCAAGGTGATCAACCTGGCGCAACTTCAGAAGCGGACGGCGATGGGCCTCCGGCTCGACTTCGACGAGGGCTCGGAGCACGTGTCGTGCAcgtccccggcctcggcctcggcctcatgTCTCCTCTCTAAAGAGCTCGCCGCGCAGCGCGATCAGCACAGGAACGAGATGGACCGGCTGATCCAGGAACAT GCGGACAGGCTCCGGCGCGCGCTGGCCGACACTCGGCGGCGGCACTACCGTTCGCTGGTCGgcgcggcggaggcggcggctgCTCAACGGGTAAGGGAGAAGGAGGCGGAGGCGTCGGAGGCCGCGCGGCGCCGCGCGGACCTGGAGGACCGGGTGGCGCGGCTGAGGGCGGAGGCGGCGGCGTGGCAGGCCAAGGACGCAGCGGATCAGTCCACAGCCGCGGCGCTCCACGCGCAGCTGCagaaggcggcggcggcgcaggcgAGGGGCAAGGCCGAGGAGGAGGACAACGTGGGCGCCGCGGCGGACGACGCCGGGTCCTGCTTCGTCGACCCGGACAGGGTCGTGGAGGTCGCCCCGCCGCGCCCGCTGGCCAGGCCGTGCCGGACGTGCGGGCAGCGTTCGGCCTCCGTCGTGCTGCTCCCGTGCCGCCACCTCTGCGTCTGCGCCGAGTGCGAGCCCGCCGTCCCCGCTGCCGGCGCCGTCGCGGCTGCCTGCCCCATGTGCCGTGGCGCGGTGACCGGCACCGTGCAAGTGTTCTTCTCCTAG